The following are encoded together in the Flavihumibacter fluvii genome:
- a CDS encoding beta-ketoacyl-ACP synthase III, which translates to MGEVFVNRLSKFLPNDPVSNDDIELYLGMVDGRPSRARLKILGNNKITSRYYAIDKEGKSTHTNAQLAAKAIEGLLDADFTKSDIQLLTGGTMSPEQLLPSHTAMVHGELGCPPIEISSISSSCASGFQAMKYAWLSVKHGDINNAVAFASEKVSTWLRHDKFDAEAEKLKELEANPMIAFEKDFMRWMLSDGAGAALLQNEPNKNGNSLRIDFIDIKSYANELPSCMYSGAIRSPDGSLTGFPEFTPEEWGHKSIFSFKQDTRLLGVNIVPKGGQFMKEVFDKHHLTVDKLTWYLPHLSSEFFRDIILKEQEKIGLRVPPEKWFTNLVRVGNVGSVSPFLMLEEMFNGGKLKKGDTLLVMIPESARFTYIYAHFTVV; encoded by the coding sequence ATGGGAGAGGTGTTCGTAAACAGGCTGTCGAAGTTTTTACCCAATGATCCGGTTAGCAATGATGATATAGAACTATACCTTGGTATGGTTGATGGGAGGCCGTCCCGTGCAAGGTTGAAAATCCTGGGAAATAATAAGATTACATCACGCTATTACGCCATAGATAAGGAAGGTAAAAGCACCCATACCAATGCCCAGCTGGCAGCCAAAGCCATTGAGGGTTTATTGGATGCAGATTTCACGAAAAGCGATATCCAGCTACTGACCGGAGGCACCATGTCGCCGGAACAATTATTGCCCAGCCATACAGCCATGGTGCATGGAGAGCTTGGCTGTCCTCCCATTGAAATTTCTTCCATCAGCAGTTCCTGTGCATCGGGGTTCCAGGCCATGAAATACGCCTGGCTTTCCGTGAAGCACGGCGATATCAATAATGCGGTTGCTTTTGCTTCAGAGAAAGTATCAACCTGGTTGCGCCACGATAAATTTGATGCGGAAGCGGAAAAGCTGAAAGAACTTGAGGCCAACCCTATGATCGCTTTTGAAAAGGATTTCATGCGATGGATGCTGAGTGATGGCGCAGGGGCAGCTTTATTACAGAATGAACCCAATAAAAACGGCAACTCCCTTCGGATTGATTTCATCGATATCAAATCGTACGCTAACGAGTTGCCCTCCTGTATGTATTCAGGGGCTATACGCAGTCCGGATGGCAGCCTTACCGGCTTCCCGGAATTCACACCGGAAGAGTGGGGCCACAAAAGTATTTTTTCTTTCAAACAGGATACCCGCCTGCTGGGGGTGAATATTGTTCCCAAGGGCGGCCAGTTTATGAAAGAAGTATTTGACAAACACCACCTCACGGTAGATAAACTCACCTGGTACCTGCCACATCTGTCATCGGAATTTTTCCGCGATATCATTTTGAAAGAGCAGGAAAAAATCGGGTTGCGCGTACCGCCTGAAAAATGGTTCACCAACCTGGTGCGGGTGGGTAATGTGGGTAGCGTCTCTCCATTCCTGATGCTGGAAGAAATGTTCAACGGTGGTAAATTGAAGAAAGGCGATACATTACTGGTGATGATTCCGGAAAGTGCAAGGTTCACTTATATATACGCACATTTTACAGTAGTTTAG
- a CDS encoding ABC transporter ATP-binding protein: MLSIRHLHKTYRQAAEPSLSGLSIDFEDNIIAGLLGPNGAGKTTTISIICGLVKADEGQVEVMGMDINKDAEAIKKAIGVVPQSIALYPTLTVTENLEYIGKLYGLKNSVIREKIAFYLHLFGLEKSAGKAIRHFSGGMKRRANIIASLLHDPQLLILDEPTAGVDVQSRNMILKFLKEYHQHGHSIMYTSHLLEEAQQLCDVVAIIDHGKLVVKGRPGELMHLHGAASLEQVFLNLTGYSVRD, from the coding sequence ATGTTATCCATCCGCCATTTACACAAAACTTACCGCCAGGCCGCAGAGCCATCGCTCAGCGGGTTGTCCATCGATTTTGAGGATAATATCATTGCCGGTTTACTTGGACCTAACGGTGCCGGCAAAACGACAACCATTTCTATCATCTGCGGATTGGTGAAAGCGGATGAAGGCCAGGTGGAAGTGATGGGAATGGATATTAACAAGGATGCGGAAGCTATTAAAAAAGCAATCGGTGTAGTACCACAATCCATTGCCTTGTATCCGACCCTGACGGTAACGGAAAACCTCGAATATATCGGCAAATTATATGGACTGAAAAACAGCGTGATCAGGGAAAAAATTGCTTTTTACCTGCACCTTTTCGGCCTGGAAAAAAGTGCGGGCAAGGCCATCCGCCATTTTTCGGGCGGTATGAAAAGAAGGGCCAATATCATCGCGTCATTGCTGCATGATCCGCAATTGCTGATATTGGATGAGCCCACGGCCGGCGTGGATGTGCAAAGCCGCAATATGATTTTGAAGTTCCTGAAGGAATACCACCAGCATGGGCACTCGATCATGTACACTTCGCATTTACTGGAAGAAGCCCAGCAGCTTTGCGATGTGGTAGCCATTATCGACCATGGTAAACTGGTAGTAAAGGGTCGGCCGGGTGAACTGATGCATCTCCATGGTGCGGCCAGCCTGGAACAGGTCTTTTTAAACCTCACCGGATATTCTGTAAGAGACTGA
- a CDS encoding phosphopantetheine-binding protein produces the protein MDNFKRELKLAIIESLNLQGMLPEEIDDKAPLFGEGLGLDSIDSLEMIVLLERNYGIKIEDPREGRRVFESIDVMADYIQANRKK, from the coding sequence ATGGATAATTTTAAACGAGAGTTGAAACTTGCGATCATCGAATCACTGAACTTGCAGGGAATGTTACCCGAAGAAATTGATGATAAAGCCCCGCTGTTTGGAGAAGGGCTTGGGTTAGACAGTATTGATTCCCTTGAAATGATTGTATTACTGGAACGTAATTATGGTATAAAAATAGAAGATCCCCGCGAAGGACGTCGGGTATTTGAATCCATAGATGTGATGGCCGACTATATACAGGCTAACAGAAAAAAATAA
- a CDS encoding S9 family peptidase, protein MKSLFCMLCAACFSLGLHAQSKRPLAPADVYRFQQSSSPQVSPDGNWVLYSLRSVDSAKDKSSSDLWMVSWDGKENVQLTFDPGAESNAHWSPDGKYISFTASRGDDKHSQVYLLDRRGGEAKKLTDIKGEIEDYDWSPNGLQILLSIKDLSYADTSSTKIRKPYVIDRYHFKQDYQGYLDSTTTHLYLYTLATKKLDTLTKGIYNETQAVFSPDGTRVAFVSNRSENPDKNDNSDVFVMSAVVGSLPAQLTTWDGEDSHPVWSPDGKWIAYSQSSSEEEFTMYGQSLAAVVSSTGGTPRILSAAVDRPIRNLKWSKDGKQVVSLMEDDRQVQVVSFDPATGNMTKVITGEQSFTDLEPNKAKSGWVAVMARPAVPGELYAIEGTQLRKLTNVQDSFLAPLILPKVESFQSKSKDGTIVSGILYRPANVAAGAKLPLIIFIHGGPVAQDDYDFDMTRMIYASAGYAVAAVNYRGSSGRGVAFTKAIYSDWGNKEVMDIIGAADHLVATGVVDPNRMGLAGWSYGGITTNYTIATDPRFKAAVSGAGSSLQLSMYGSDQYITQYEKELGYPWKNTDKWIALSYPFFKADKIKTPTLFMASQNDFNVPVIGSEQMYQALKTLGVPTGLVIYPGQNHGVSVPSYLVDRYKRHITWFDKYLK, encoded by the coding sequence ATGAAGTCACTTTTTTGCATGCTCTGCGCCGCATGCTTTTCATTAGGGTTGCATGCCCAATCCAAACGCCCGCTTGCCCCTGCAGATGTTTACCGCTTCCAGCAAAGTTCTTCGCCGCAGGTTTCGCCTGACGGCAATTGGGTCCTGTATAGCCTGCGCTCTGTAGATAGCGCAAAAGATAAATCCAGTTCCGATCTCTGGATGGTGAGCTGGGATGGAAAGGAAAATGTTCAGCTCACTTTTGATCCGGGTGCTGAAAGCAATGCACACTGGAGTCCGGATGGCAAGTATATTTCGTTTACTGCTTCCCGTGGTGATGACAAACACAGCCAGGTCTACCTGCTGGACAGAAGGGGAGGCGAAGCAAAAAAACTGACCGATATCAAAGGGGAGATCGAAGACTATGACTGGTCGCCAAATGGATTGCAAATACTATTATCCATCAAAGACCTGAGTTATGCAGATACGTCCAGTACCAAGATCAGGAAGCCCTATGTGATTGACCGTTATCATTTCAAGCAGGATTACCAGGGATACCTTGACAGTACAACCACTCACCTGTATTTATATACGCTGGCTACAAAAAAACTGGATACCCTCACCAAAGGCATTTACAACGAAACACAGGCGGTGTTTTCGCCAGATGGCACAAGGGTTGCCTTCGTGAGTAACCGCTCTGAGAATCCCGATAAGAATGACAACAGTGATGTTTTTGTAATGAGCGCAGTTGTTGGCTCACTTCCGGCACAGCTGACCACCTGGGATGGTGAGGATAGCCACCCTGTATGGAGTCCGGATGGCAAATGGATCGCCTATTCCCAAAGCTCCAGTGAAGAGGAATTCACCATGTATGGCCAAAGCCTGGCAGCAGTCGTCTCTTCTACAGGCGGAACCCCCAGGATATTATCAGCTGCAGTTGACCGGCCTATACGCAACCTGAAATGGAGCAAAGATGGCAAACAGGTTGTTTCTTTGATGGAAGATGACCGGCAGGTACAGGTGGTGAGTTTTGATCCAGCCACCGGTAACATGACAAAAGTGATCACCGGCGAACAAAGTTTTACTGACCTTGAACCCAATAAAGCAAAAAGCGGTTGGGTGGCCGTTATGGCCAGGCCTGCAGTGCCGGGTGAGCTATATGCCATTGAAGGTACCCAATTAAGGAAGCTGACCAATGTCCAGGATTCCTTCCTCGCGCCATTGATCTTACCGAAAGTTGAAAGCTTCCAGAGCAAGAGCAAGGATGGTACAATCGTATCGGGCATATTGTATCGTCCGGCAAATGTTGCAGCTGGTGCAAAACTTCCCCTCATTATATTTATTCATGGTGGCCCGGTTGCCCAGGATGATTATGATTTTGACATGACCCGTATGATCTATGCATCTGCAGGGTATGCCGTGGCAGCAGTCAATTATCGGGGCAGCAGTGGCCGTGGAGTTGCTTTTACCAAAGCCATTTACAGCGACTGGGGTAATAAGGAAGTGATGGATATTATTGGCGCTGCAGATCACCTGGTAGCCACTGGTGTGGTTGATCCGAACAGGATGGGACTGGCAGGCTGGAGCTATGGCGGTATCACTACCAACTATACCATTGCTACCGACCCGCGTTTTAAAGCAGCAGTAAGTGGTGCTGGAAGTTCGCTGCAACTAAGCATGTACGGTAGTGACCAGTATATCACACAATACGAGAAAGAACTGGGTTATCCCTGGAAGAATACCGACAAATGGATCGCGCTATCCTACCCGTTCTTTAAGGCGGATAAAATAAAAACACCAACGCTGTTCATGGCCAGCCAGAATGATTTTAATGTGCCGGTGATTGGTTCCGAACAAATGTACCAGGCACTGAAGACACTGGGAGTCCCAACAGGACTGGTGATCTATCCGGGGCAGAACCATGGGGTTAGCGTGCCAAGTTACCTGGTGGATCGGTACAAAAGGCATATCACCTGGTTTGATAAATACCTGAAATAA
- the rpoB gene encoding DNA-directed RNA polymerase subunit beta: MSSTKQNTRINFGKIKHLAEAPDLLEVQIQSFKDFFQLETTPDKRNNEGLFKVFKENFPITDTRNIFVLEFLDYFIDPPRYTIEECMERGLTYAVPLKAKLRLSCNDEEHVDFQTIVQDVFLGNIPYMTPRGTFVINGAERVVVSQLHRSPGVFFGQSIHPNGTKIYSARVIPFKGAWMEFATDINNVMYAYIDRKKKFPVTTLLRSIGFETDKDILELFGMADEVKGEKKALEKFLGKKLAARVLRTWVEDFVDEDTGEVVSIERNEVVLERDTILDEEAIDMVVDMDVKSIFLQREDVGGDYAIIYNTLNKDTSNSELEAVQHIYRQLRGADAPDDETARGIIDKLFFSDKRYDLGEVGRYKINRKLNLEYPLDHKVLTKEDIIEIIKYLVRLTNAKAEIDDIDHLSNRRVRTVGEQLYAQFGVGLARMARTIRERMNVRDNEVFTPVDLINARTLSSVINSFFGTSQLSQFLDQTNPLSEITHKRRISALGPGGLSRERAGFEVRDVHYSHYGRLCTIETPEGPNIGLISTLCVHAKINEMGFIETPYRKIENGKVNMKELTFLSAEEEDSAKIAQANSPLNEKGEFIEDKVISRETGDFPILDKADVEYMDVAPNQIVGLSASLIPFLEHDDANRALMGSNMQRQAVPLIKPQVPFVGTGLEGKAARDSRVQIISEGDGVVEYVDGNEIHIRYERNEEQRLVSFEEDLVIYKLTKYQKTNQETSITLKPAVKKGQRVKEGDFLTEGYAVQGGEVALGRNLKVAFMPWKGYNFEDAIVINEKVVREDLFTSIHISEYELEVRDTKLGEEELTPDIPNVSEEATKDLDENGIIRVGAHIKEGDILIGKITPKGESDPTPEEKLLRAIFGDKAGDAKDASLKAPNGVEGVVIDKKLFQRAKKDKNTKVREKAALEKVEKVHEKNETDLQEVLLSKLQTLLKEKPSAGVSNNFGEMQIGKGAKFTAKNLAGLDYLNINPLGWTGDEKIDSQINILLHNFSIKYNEELGRYKREKFNISIGDELPAGVLKLAKVYLAVKRKLKVGDKMAGRHGNKGIVAKIVRAEDMPFLEDGTPVDIVLNPLGVPSRMNLGQIYETVLGWAGEKLGVKFATPIFDGATTDEIEEYCVKAGIPMMGHTHLYDGETGDRFHQKATVGIIYMIKLHHMVDDKMHARSIGPYSLITQQPLGGKAQFGGQRFGEMEVWALEAYGASNILQELLTIKSDDIIGRAKTYEAIVKGDNIPKAGVPESFNVLIHELRGLGLDLKFD, translated from the coding sequence ATGTCTTCAACTAAACAGAACACCAGGATCAACTTTGGTAAGATCAAACACCTCGCTGAAGCTCCTGACCTGCTGGAAGTGCAGATTCAATCGTTTAAAGACTTCTTCCAATTAGAAACCACTCCCGACAAACGTAACAACGAAGGTTTGTTCAAGGTGTTCAAGGAAAATTTCCCGATCACCGATACCCGCAACATCTTCGTGCTGGAATTCCTTGATTATTTCATCGATCCGCCACGTTATACCATCGAAGAGTGTATGGAACGCGGTCTTACTTACGCTGTTCCCCTTAAAGCAAAACTGCGCCTGAGTTGTAATGACGAAGAGCACGTTGACTTCCAGACGATCGTGCAGGATGTATTCCTCGGAAACATTCCTTACATGACCCCGCGTGGAACCTTCGTGATCAACGGTGCTGAGCGTGTGGTGGTTTCCCAGTTACACCGTTCACCCGGCGTATTCTTTGGACAATCCATTCACCCGAACGGAACCAAGATCTACTCTGCCCGTGTGATCCCTTTCAAGGGTGCCTGGATGGAGTTTGCTACCGATATCAACAATGTGATGTACGCGTACATCGACCGTAAGAAGAAATTCCCGGTAACCACCTTGTTGCGTTCTATTGGTTTTGAAACAGATAAAGATATCCTGGAACTTTTCGGTATGGCCGACGAAGTGAAAGGAGAGAAGAAAGCCCTCGAGAAATTCCTGGGTAAGAAACTCGCTGCCCGCGTACTGAGAACATGGGTGGAAGATTTCGTAGATGAAGATACCGGGGAGGTAGTATCTATCGAAAGGAATGAAGTGGTATTGGAGCGTGATACCATCCTCGATGAAGAAGCCATTGACATGGTGGTGGACATGGATGTAAAAAGCATTTTCCTGCAGCGTGAAGACGTGGGCGGTGATTATGCGATCATCTACAACACCCTCAATAAAGATACATCGAACAGTGAACTGGAAGCGGTTCAGCACATCTACCGCCAATTGCGTGGTGCCGATGCGCCGGATGATGAGACCGCCCGCGGAATCATCGACAAACTGTTCTTCTCCGACAAACGTTATGACCTTGGTGAAGTAGGGCGTTATAAAATTAACCGCAAACTGAACCTGGAATATCCGTTGGACCATAAGGTATTGACGAAAGAAGATATCATTGAAATCATCAAATACCTGGTACGTTTAACCAACGCGAAAGCAGAGATCGATGACATCGATCACCTGAGCAATCGCCGGGTACGTACTGTGGGTGAACAATTGTATGCACAATTCGGTGTGGGTCTGGCGCGTATGGCGCGTACCATCCGGGAGCGTATGAACGTTCGCGATAATGAAGTATTTACGCCGGTTGACCTGATCAATGCGCGTACCTTATCTTCTGTTATCAACTCCTTCTTCGGAACCAGCCAGTTGTCGCAGTTCCTCGACCAGACCAACCCGCTTTCTGAGATCACGCACAAGCGTCGTATCTCTGCACTCGGACCAGGTGGTTTGAGTCGTGAGCGCGCCGGCTTCGAGGTTCGTGACGTACACTACTCCCACTACGGTCGCCTGTGTACCATCGAAACTCCGGAAGGACCAAACATTGGACTGATCTCAACCCTTTGCGTACACGCAAAGATCAATGAGATGGGCTTCATTGAAACCCCTTACCGCAAGATCGAGAACGGTAAAGTAAACATGAAGGAACTGACCTTCCTGAGTGCGGAAGAAGAAGATAGCGCCAAGATTGCCCAGGCAAACTCACCCCTGAATGAAAAAGGTGAATTTATTGAAGACAAGGTAATCAGCCGCGAAACCGGTGATTTCCCGATCCTCGATAAAGCCGATGTTGAATATATGGACGTTGCCCCTAACCAGATCGTAGGGTTGAGTGCCTCATTGATTCCGTTCCTGGAACATGATGATGCCAACCGTGCCCTGATGGGATCAAACATGCAACGCCAGGCTGTTCCATTGATCAAACCACAGGTGCCATTTGTAGGAACCGGACTGGAAGGAAAGGCTGCCCGCGATTCAAGGGTGCAGATCATTTCTGAAGGTGATGGTGTTGTCGAATACGTAGATGGTAATGAGATCCATATCCGCTACGAACGCAACGAAGAGCAGCGCCTGGTAAGCTTTGAAGAAGACCTTGTAATCTATAAACTCACCAAATACCAAAAAACCAACCAGGAAACATCTATCACCCTGAAGCCTGCCGTGAAGAAAGGCCAGCGTGTGAAAGAAGGTGACTTCCTTACAGAAGGTTATGCAGTACAAGGTGGTGAAGTAGCCCTCGGCCGTAACCTGAAAGTGGCGTTCATGCCATGGAAAGGGTACAACTTCGAGGATGCGATCGTGATCAATGAGAAAGTGGTTCGCGAAGACCTCTTTACTTCTATCCATATTTCTGAATATGAACTGGAAGTCCGGGATACCAAACTCGGAGAAGAAGAGCTGACACCAGATATCCCGAACGTTTCTGAAGAAGCCACCAAAGACCTCGATGAGAATGGTATCATTCGTGTAGGGGCGCACATTAAGGAAGGAGATATCCTCATCGGTAAGATCACACCAAAAGGTGAAAGCGATCCTACCCCTGAAGAGAAACTGCTTCGTGCGATCTTCGGTGATAAAGCCGGCGATGCTAAAGATGCCTCATTGAAAGCCCCGAATGGAGTGGAAGGTGTGGTGATCGATAAGAAATTGTTCCAGCGTGCGAAGAAAGATAAGAACACCAAGGTGCGTGAAAAAGCAGCCCTGGAGAAAGTAGAGAAAGTACACGAGAAGAACGAGACTGACCTGCAGGAAGTATTACTGAGCAAATTGCAAACCCTGCTGAAGGAAAAACCTTCTGCCGGTGTAAGCAATAACTTCGGTGAAATGCAGATCGGTAAAGGCGCGAAGTTCACAGCGAAAAACCTGGCCGGCCTCGATTACCTGAACATCAATCCTTTGGGTTGGACAGGCGATGAGAAGATCGACAGCCAGATCAATATCCTGCTGCACAACTTCAGCATCAAGTACAACGAAGAACTGGGTCGCTATAAGCGCGAGAAATTCAATATCTCTATTGGTGATGAGTTACCTGCAGGTGTATTGAAACTGGCGAAAGTTTACCTCGCTGTTAAGCGTAAGCTGAAAGTGGGTGATAAGATGGCAGGCCGTCACGGTAACAAAGGTATCGTTGCGAAAATTGTTCGTGCAGAAGATATGCCGTTCCTGGAAGATGGAACACCGGTGGATATCGTACTGAATCCATTGGGCGTACCAAGCCGGATGAACCTCGGCCAGATCTATGAAACTGTATTGGGATGGGCCGGAGAAAAACTGGGTGTGAAATTCGCTACCCCGATCTTCGACGGAGCTACCACAGATGAAATCGAAGAGTATTGTGTAAAGGCTGGCATTCCGATGATGGGACACACGCATCTTTATGATGGTGAAACCGGAGATCGTTTCCACCAGAAGGCAACAGTAGGTATCATTTACATGATCAAACTGCACCACATGGTGGATGACAAGATGCACGCCCGTTCAATCGGACCATACTCTCTCATTACGCAACAGCCGTTGGGTGGTAAAGCCCAGTTTGGTGGTCAGCGTTTCGGTGAGATGGAAGTATGGGCACTGGAAGCCTACGGTGCATCGAATATCCTGCAGGAATTGCTTACCATTAAGTCCGATGATATCATCGGACGTGCGAAGACCTATGAGGCCATCGTTAAGGGTGACAATATCCCGAAAGCGGGAGTACCGGAATCTTTCAACGTATTGATCCACGAATTGAGAGGTCTTGGTCTCGACCTGAAATTTGATTAA
- a CDS encoding BtrH N-terminal domain-containing protein — MIIENFHHKQSAHCESGVTLSLLQHAGITLTEPLAFGIGAGLFFGHLPFLKVNGVPGTTFRIWPGYIFKRVCKELGVKMKVEAFSSPEKGMAALDAALAANKPVGMQSSVYYLSYFPEAWRFHFNAHNLIAYGKEGNDYLISDPVMENITRLPGNELEKARFAKGFPAPNGKMYYPVQTLGNKDLTPAILSGMKKTCFFMLQSPPPFFGYRGIAYLGKRIRKYPEKLGARKAGLFIGNIIRMQEEIGTGGAGFRFLYAAFLQEAAVITKNQAFAQMSADMTKIGDEWRNFAFAAARVMKDRSGNLSTYTELGDMLIALSVREKDFFTRLKKLL, encoded by the coding sequence ATGATCATTGAAAATTTTCACCATAAACAATCTGCCCACTGCGAAAGCGGGGTCACCCTTAGCCTGCTGCAGCATGCCGGCATTACACTTACAGAACCCCTGGCATTCGGTATTGGTGCCGGACTTTTTTTCGGTCACCTGCCATTTTTAAAAGTGAATGGTGTTCCCGGCACCACCTTCCGGATCTGGCCCGGCTACATCTTCAAAAGGGTCTGCAAGGAACTGGGGGTTAAAATGAAGGTAGAAGCTTTTTCATCCCCGGAAAAAGGCATGGCCGCTTTAGATGCTGCGCTGGCCGCCAACAAACCGGTCGGCATGCAGAGCAGTGTCTACTACCTCAGTTATTTTCCCGAAGCCTGGCGTTTCCATTTTAACGCACATAACCTGATCGCCTATGGCAAAGAGGGAAACGATTACCTGATCTCTGACCCGGTTATGGAAAATATTACCCGGCTGCCGGGTAATGAGTTGGAAAAAGCACGATTCGCAAAAGGCTTCCCGGCACCTAATGGTAAAATGTATTACCCGGTGCAAACATTGGGAAACAAAGACCTTACACCGGCGATATTAAGTGGCATGAAAAAGACCTGCTTCTTCATGTTGCAATCGCCACCCCCGTTTTTCGGATACCGCGGCATTGCCTACCTGGGCAAACGTATCAGGAAATACCCTGAAAAGCTGGGCGCACGAAAAGCCGGATTGTTCATCGGTAATATCATCCGGATGCAGGAAGAGATCGGCACGGGCGGTGCTGGTTTTCGTTTTCTGTATGCAGCATTTTTGCAGGAAGCTGCAGTGATCACTAAAAACCAGGCCTTCGCACAGATGTCTGCCGACATGACGAAGATCGGTGATGAGTGGCGCAATTTTGCTTTTGCGGCAGCACGGGTAATGAAAGACCGCTCGGGAAATCTATCCACCTATACTGAACTGGGCGATATGCTCATTGCTTTATCGGTGCGGGAGAAAGACTTTTTCACCCGGTTAAAAAAACTGCTATAA
- a CDS encoding ABC transporter permease, translated as MRKVIATLINEFRLFRKDLTGVALLFLMPLALTVIMALIQDAPFREYQDITFDILWVDNDSGRLAGKMEEGLSAIPQFRLVKTVEGLPVDADRARKLVQSGEYKIAIIVPPGITAEVVNSANQVANDMAGRMGISGKLPQRETRTATLELYFDPVTKQAMKMSLQAALDKQLTKVQAEMIMGRLSDRMKGSDSVAGPEFDLQQKMQAVTIKEFMADKETKVNLNTNSVQHNVPAWAIFGLFFIIIPIAGNTIREREEGSLMRIRLIPGSYFSILFGKLSFYILLGIAQFYLMIGAGLVILPRLGLPALYLGHAPVSVLLTAMVIAMTATAYGVCIGALFQTPNQALPFGAISIVILSAIGGIWVPVEILPVGLQQLAKVSPLYWSLDAINALFLRNGSLVTIWQNLAVLGGFSLFFVVLAGWVEGRRKQ; from the coding sequence ATGCGAAAAGTAATAGCCACCCTGATCAATGAGTTCCGGCTTTTCCGGAAAGACCTTACAGGTGTGGCCCTGCTATTCCTGATGCCGCTGGCCCTCACTGTTATCATGGCATTGATCCAGGATGCACCCTTCCGGGAATACCAGGATATTACATTCGATATCCTTTGGGTAGATAATGACAGTGGCCGGCTGGCAGGAAAGATGGAAGAAGGTTTGTCGGCCATTCCCCAGTTCAGGCTGGTGAAAACTGTGGAAGGCCTGCCGGTTGATGCCGACCGGGCCCGTAAATTGGTGCAGTCGGGTGAATACAAGATCGCTATTATCGTCCCGCCGGGCATTACTGCCGAAGTGGTGAACAGTGCAAACCAGGTGGCCAATGATATGGCTGGCCGGATGGGCATCAGCGGCAAACTGCCGCAAAGGGAAACCCGGACTGCAACCCTTGAACTCTATTTTGACCCGGTGACCAAGCAGGCCATGAAAATGTCTTTACAGGCAGCGCTCGACAAACAACTCACCAAGGTGCAGGCTGAAATGATCATGGGCCGGTTGTCTGATCGCATGAAGGGGAGCGATTCAGTTGCTGGACCTGAATTTGACCTGCAACAGAAAATGCAGGCGGTCACCATTAAGGAATTTATGGCCGATAAAGAGACCAAAGTGAACCTCAATACCAATTCAGTGCAGCACAATGTGCCTGCCTGGGCGATTTTCGGCCTGTTTTTCATCATCATTCCCATTGCCGGGAATACGATCAGGGAAAGGGAGGAGGGGAGCCTGATGCGGATCAGGCTGATCCCGGGATCCTATTTTTCGATCCTCTTTGGCAAATTATCCTTTTACATATTACTGGGCATCGCCCAGTTTTACCTCATGATAGGTGCTGGACTGGTCATCCTCCCCCGGTTGGGATTGCCCGCCTTGTATTTGGGCCATGCACCGGTAAGTGTGCTGCTGACGGCCATGGTGATCGCCATGACAGCCACCGCTTACGGGGTTTGCATTGGGGCACTTTTCCAAACACCCAACCAGGCCCTGCCGTTTGGCGCCATTTCCATCGTAATCCTTTCCGCTATTGGCGGCATCTGGGTACCTGTGGAAATCCTGCCGGTCGGGTTGCAACAACTGGCGAAGGTTTCCCCCTTATACTGGTCGCTGGATGCTATCAATGCCCTCTTCCTGCGCAATGGCAGCCTGGTTACCATATGGCAAAACCTGGCTGTTTTAGGCGGATTTTCCCTGTTTTTCGTGGTACTGGCCGGATGGGTGGAGGGTAGGAGGAAGCAGTGA